The Leptospira bourretii region TCAGTGGAACGATTGATCACCTGCATTTTGTCTGAACAAAAAAAAACCGGCCCGGGAAACCCCGAACCGGTCAATGGTTCCTAAAAAGAAAGCCGAATGGTTTTATTCTCCGACAGCAACTTCTCCTTCTGCTTCGGTAGAGAAACTAACTGGTTGTTTTGATTTTGTTTCTTTAGTTTCTTTTGGATCCCGTTCAATGGATTTTACTTCTCTCGTTTGGATTTTGGATTGGTCCATAAGAGGGAGGCTGTTAAGATCCCTAACTTGGTTTTCGATTTTAAATGCGATATCTGGATTTTCGAGGAAGAAGTTTTTCACTTGTTCCTTTCCTTGTCCAATCTTCTCTCCACCGTAAGAATACCATGAACCAGCTTTGGCAACAAGGTCATGACGAACCGCAAGATCAATGAGAGAACTTTCTCTGTTGATTCCATTCGCATACATGATGTCGAACTCTGCTTGTCGGAATGGAGGGGCACATTTGTTTTTGACCACTTTCACTCGAACGCGGTTTCCAACTGGTTCTTCCTTTTCCTTTAAAGTTTCAATTCGGCGGATGTCCAATCGGATGGAAGCATAGAATTTCAATGCGTTACCACCTGTAGTAGTTTCTGGGCTACCGAACATCACTCCAATCTTCATACGGATTTGGTTGATAAAGATGACTGTGGTATTGGATTTGGAAATGGTTCCTGTGAGTTTACGTAGGGCTTGGGACATGAGTCGTGCCTGAAGTCCCATATGAGAATCTCCCATATCTCCTTCGATCTCTGCCTTAGGAACAAGGGCAGCCACGGAGTCGATGACAATGAGGTCGATCGCATTGGAACGAACGAGGGACTCACAAATTTCAAGAGCCTCTTCCCCGTTGTCCGGTTGGGCCACGAGTAGGTCGTCAACATTGACCCCTAATTTTTTAGCGTAAGATGGATCGAGAGCATGTTCTGCATCGATGAAGGCAGCAATGCCCCCTTTTTTTTGCGTCTCCGCAATCGCAGAAAGAGTGAGTGTTGTTTTACCAGAAGATTCTGGCCCGTAGATTTCTACGATCCGACCGGAAGGAAATCCGCCAATCCCCAAGGCGATGTCTAAATCCAAAGATCCAGTGGATACGACGTTCATTTCTGCCATACGTGTATCTGCACCAAGGCGCATAATGGAACCTTTACCGAATTGTTTTTCGATTTGGCCTAGGGCAGCGTCAATGGCCTGCTTTCTTTGGTCGGTTTCTTTTTCTTGAGCCTTGTCAGCTTTCTCTTTTTTCATGAATCAAACGTTCTCCTAAAATCGGTGTTCCGAAAGACTAGGTAGGGGACTAGGGCAGTTGGTTTCAAAAAAACTCTTATGAACCGACTCTCTCAAGGATGAACCCATCCCTTCCGAATTCCACTCTTTTTCTCTTCCAGATTGGCTCCAGTATGCATGAGACCTGGGACAAATTAGGAAGATGGCGAAATTTTTTCTGGATTATGTCTTTTTTTGTCGTTTTCAACACTAAACAAAATGTAAGTACTTGTATAGTATTTTTTTGCCGTAGGAGAAAGAAAACTTTGCCGATAGTTTCTTTGTATGACCCTGCCAGCTCTTGAAGTCCAAATCCCTGACCATTTTCCCCAAGCCATGGCCGAACTTTTCCGAAGTTACCGAACTTATCTTAAAATTGAAAAAAATTATTCGGAACATACTCTATTTGCCTACTTACGTGATTTGAAATTTTTCTTTGAGTTTTGTTTGAAAGAGGAAATTGACATTTTGAGTGTCGATGTTCTGGACGTGAGGGCATATTTTGCTGATTTAAAGTCGGCGAAAAAACAGGACAAACGAACCCAAAGCCGTAAACTTTCTTCCTTACGTACTTTTTATAAATTTTTATTTCGCGAGGAAAAGATAGGTGCCAATCCTATTTTGCAAGTCAGTTTTCCTAAAACAAAAAAGAAGTTACCAAAAAACTTCACACCGATCGAAACAGAAGACATCCTGGATTATCAAGACGGTGATAAAGCAGAAGTCCTTGGGAAAAGAGACAAAGCCATCGTGGAAGTATTATACAGCACGGGACTTCGTGTATTTGAGTTAGTCAATGCAAAGTTAAGCGATCTGAATCATGAATTAACATCACTTAAAGTGATGGGAAAACGTCGTAAAGAACGTTTTGTATTTATTGGCGAAGAGGCACAAAATGCACTCCGAGAGTATTTGGAAGAAAGAGGAACGGACGGCCCTGAAGAGATCTTTTTAAACCAACGTGGCGGAAAACTCACCACTCGCGGGATTCGTTATATTCTATCGGAACGAAGGACTGTGATGGGAATGGAAAAAGCCATCACACCTCATAAATTTCGACATACCTTTGCGACTGATCTTTTGAACGCCGGTGCAGACATTCGCGCCGTACAAGAGTTACTCGGTCACGCATCTTTATCTTCTACTCAAGTATATTTGAGTGTTTCGAGAGACCGACTGAAAGAAGTGTATCGGAACGCCCATCCTCATGCGAAGAAGTAGGGATTGGATTTAAGTTCCGCGTGCGGATAGAATCTCCCCGCCCTGATTAGGGTGGGGAACTAGACCCGCCACCCAATACGCTCCCTTTACCACAACCCCCTTTTTTTCGAAACCAAATCTCCTTCCGTCTTAAAAAAATATCCTATTTGTTCGTCTTTAGGATCAATTTTGAATTTTATTATTGTTGACTATAAAAATATATCTGGCTATAATTATGGTCATGCCTCAGAATTTGGAAAAAAAATTGGAAATCCTTCGACAATTTCCCTTAAAGGAAAGAAAGTTTGCCAAAACCCGGACCAACCTTACATCCGCCTTCCTCTCCGAACTAGAAACAAAAACGTTTGAAGAGATAAAAATCAAAGACCTTTGCCAAATGGCAGAAGTATCAGAGCCCACGTTCTACAATTATTTTCCAGAAAAGGGAGATTTAATCCTCCACTACATTCAAATTTGGAGTTTGCAAGTTTCGGTTTTTGCTAATGAAAAAAAATTATCTGAATCTGGGTTCGGTATCCTTTCTGCTTTATTTCGTTATACGGCAAAAGAGTCCAAAAAAAATCCAAGAATCCTTTTAGAGATTATTTCTTTTCAAGCGAAAACCAAAAAGCCGATTCAAATCAATCGGTTAACAGTCGCTGAACGAGTGTTACTTTTTCCTGACACATCTGGGATCGAAAATCTAGCGGCCGATGGAATCGAAGGAATCATCCAGAAAGCACTCGCTGTTGCCGCAAAAAATGGAGAACTTCCCAAATCTACCAATTGGCAATCTTTTTCATTGTCCATCGCTTCCTGTTTTTTTGGAATTCCTATCCTTGCTTTTCAATTAAACCAAAACTTAGAAAAACTTTGGTTAGATTCACTTCAATACTTGTGGTTGGGTGCAGGTGGGAAAATTGAAAATTAAGACTCACTAATCATTTATATACCTATATTATAAAGAAGGAAAAAACTAATGAAGCATTTTGATCAAAAATGGTTTTTGTTGTTGGTAGGTGGACTATTGATAGGGTTCACAGGGATGAATTGGAATATACCCATTTTTGTTTGGGTTGCAATGGTTCCTTTTTTGCGTTACATACGACTTGGATACTCTGTTTGGACTTTGTTCTTTGTTATGACATTGTTTCAAACGTTATCTACAATGAGAATCGTTTCAGAGCCATTTCATATTATGATTGCAGTTCTATCTGGAATTCAAAGTGGGATCGTTTTTACACTGTTACTTTGGATTTGGAACCAGCTCCGGATAAAATTCTCGAATCAATTATCACCTATTTTAAATTTTTCATTTCTTTTTATGATCACAGAATGGATTGGAGGTTCCTTCTCCGAGTTAGGTGTTTGGGGAATGTTCGCAAATAGCCAAATTAACAATTTAATTTTGATACAATCGGCTTCGTTGTTTGGTGCCACAGGAATTAGTTTTTTACTTTATTTTGTGAACGGAAGTATAGAACAAACTTTATCTGATTTTTTTTCGAGTAAAAAAATTTCAAAATCATCCTTTGGTTTTCTTTTTAGCTCTTGTTTTCTTTTGATCGGATTGTATTTTTATGGTGCGTTCCGTTTGACCATACCGATTGAAGGAAAAAGTATAAAAGTAGGCACTGTGACATCCAAAATGGAAATTCAAACCATGTGGTCAGATCCTTTACAGAATCAAAAAAATACTGAAATTGTTTTAAATCGCACCAAACAAGCAGCAGATGAAGGCGCCAGGGTAGTAGTTTGGAACGAAGGAGCAATCCTCGTCAATCGAAAGGATGAGGATTCTTTTCTGAAAAGAGTAAGCTCTCTTGCCTTAGAAAATAAAATCGAAATCATTGCCGCATACATTATTCCCTTAAAGGAAAATGAATTTTTTATGGAAAACCAATTGCATTGGGTTGGAAAAGATGGAACTTTTCGCCAAATTTATTTCAAACAATTCATCCCACCGGGAGAACCAATCTCCCATATTCCTTCTGAAATCAAAGCACTTGATTTGGGTTGGGGAAAAGTTTCTGTTGCCATCTGTTATGATTTCGATAATCTCAAATTAACTAAAAAACATGGGGAATTGGGAACAGGAATTAGTTTGATCCCTGCTTCTGATTGGAAAGGAATCAATCCATTTCATACGGAAATGGCGGCTCTTCGAGGGATAGAAAATGGTTCTTCCATTGTTCGTTCCACTCGAGGAGGTTTGTCAGGAATATACGATGCCTACGGGCGCGCCAAAGGAACTCTGGATTATTTTGAAGAAAATGATGGGGTGCTTGTCGCCTCTGTTCCAACAATCCAAACCCCTACAGTTTACAATCAATTTGGGAATTGGATGGTGGGGATTGGTTCTTTGTATTTTCTTTTTGGCGGTCTTTTCATCGTAGTGCATGTACTAAAGAATAAAAACTAACAGAGATTTGGGTAAAGCGATAAGGGGTGATTTTTTTGTTTAGAAAAATTCTAAATATTTGATTGAATTAAATTTCCTTTTTGTCATCATTTGTAGTTTGTGAATTCCTAATATAGTCATTAGGAATTTGCAAAGGATGTTTCATGACTCTAGTCGCTGATAAATCCATTTTGCTTGTGGAGGATGAAGCCCTCCTGGCAATGTTTGAGAAAAACCAATTAGAACAAGGTGGTTATCTAGTCACCCATGTTACAAATGGTGAAAATGCCATTCAATTGGTCATTCGCGAAGAAAAACCTTTCGACCTAATTCTTATGGACATTGATCTGGGAAGAGGGTTGGACGGTACACAAACTGCTACAGAAATTTTAAACCATAGAGAAATTCCGGTTGTATTTCTTTCTTCACATACTGAAAGAGATATCGTTAAAAAAACAGAAACAATTACATCATATGGTTATGTTGTTAAAAACTCTGGATTTACTGTACTTGATGCTTCTATTAAAATGGCGTTCAAACTATTCGAAGCTAATGAATTAACGAAAAGTAAAAAAGAACATCTAGAGACAGTCTTGCATTCCATTGGTGATGGTGTCATCGCCACAGATAGTGATGGAAAAGTCATTCGAATGAATCCTATTGCCGAAAAACTGACTGGTTGGACGCATGATGATGCTGTGGGACTTGAAATAAATCGAGTATTCAAAATTGTGAATGTAAAGACCAGGGCTTTAGTAGAAAATCCTGTTGATAAAGTCTTACGAACCAACTCAATCGTAGGACTTGCAAACCATACTGTCCTACTTTCTAAAGATGGATCTGAATACCAAATTTCTGATTCAGGATCTCCCATAAAAGATTTAAATGGTGATACGAGAGGGGTTGTACTTGTCTTTCGTGATATCACTGCAGAATACAATGTCCAAAGCCATATTGCAAAACAGGCAAATATGTTGAATAATGTATTGGATGCGGTAATCGGAACTGATTTTAATCATCGAATCAACTATTGGAACAAAGCTGCGGAGAAAATTTATCTTTGGAAAGCCGAAGAAGTGATGGGAAAATCCGTTTTAGAAATTCTTAAGACGGATTACCTTAGCCTAACAACTGATCATGTAATAGAAAAAGTAAATTTGGAAGGTAGTTTTATTGGAGAAGTAGTTCAGTTTGCAAAGGATGGTAACGTCCGAAATATTGAAATCAACCAAGTTCTGCTAAACGATGAAAGTGATTTGCCGATTGGTTACATTGCAGTGGGAAGAGATATTTCTGAACGCTTGAATGCCATGAATCATATCAGAGAATCAGAAGCAAAACTCACTCAAATCATTGAATCTGCAATGGATGCAATTATTAGCATTGATCAATCTAAAAAGATCATTCTTTTTAATGGAGCTGCGGAAAAAATGTTTGGATACCAAGCTTCGGAAATCATTGGACAACCCTTAGATGGTTTGGTTCCACTCGGATTTCGCAATCAACATGAAAGTCATATTGATTCATTTTCTAAAACAGGAGTGAGTCGTCGAGCTATGGGAGCTCTTGGTGAAATTCGCGGGCTTCGATCCAATGGAGAAGAGTTTCCTATAGAAGCATCCATTTCACAAATCTCTGTAAAAGGTGAAAAATTATTCACAGTGATCCTAAGAGATGTCAGCGTTCGAAATTTATCAGAATCAAAAATTCAAAAACTATTACATGAAAAGGAAAACATACTGAAAGAAATTCACCATCGTGTGAAAAATAATATGAGTTCCATCTTTACGCTTTTAACTCTACAGGCAAGGGCTCAGTCTGAAAGTAATGTACAAACTATTTTATACGAAGCGGCCGGTCGTATCAAAAGTATGATAGTTTTGTATGACAAATTGTATCATTCGGAAACTGATAACACGGTTTCTTTACAGGACTATTTCCCGACAATTTTCAAAGAAATTGTAAACATCTTCCCAAAAGTTGTAGAAGTAAAGATGGATATTTTGGAAGAACCGATTGAACTAAATGCAAAACTTCTTTCTTCACTTGGGATCATCCTGAACGAACTCATTACTAATTCAATGAAACATGCGTTTGGAGAAATAACAAATGCTGAAATCGGGCTAAGAATCTTTCGTGAAGGTAAAAAAATATTTTTAGAATACTCTGATAACGGAGTAGGGATACCGGAATCAATTTCATTCGATCACTCACCTGGGTTCGGATTACAATTGATTGGGATGCTTGTTGATCAGATCGAAGGTAAAATTAGCATTGTTAGAAACCCAATGTCTAAATTTCTTTTAGAACTATCTGTTTGAACTATTATAGATTCTTTTCCAAAAATATTCTAATTTTAAGAAAATAGATACGAATTTATTGTTTACCAACTCTTGGGTTCGGCTCCCATTCTCACATGGGCCAACTCCAATTCTTCGTGGTATTGTGTTATTCAATTCCATTTCTAGTGATTCTTTTTCCTATCGGTTTGTCTTTCTCTTACATCTTTAAGATCACAGGTCTTGATCGCTGGTCGAATCGGATCAATAATTATCTGGGATATTTTTGGTATCGTTCTTTTTTCCTACTCACTGGTAGAACATTAGATTTCAAACAAGGCAACTGGGATCCCAATGGGAACAATCGTTTTTTAATTTGTAATCATACAAATGCGATGGAAGTCCCACTCATCGTTGCTCTTCCTTATTTGTCGAATTCAAAAGATGTAAA contains the following coding sequences:
- a CDS encoding PAS domain S-box protein gives rise to the protein MTLVADKSILLVEDEALLAMFEKNQLEQGGYLVTHVTNGENAIQLVIREEKPFDLILMDIDLGRGLDGTQTATEILNHREIPVVFLSSHTERDIVKKTETITSYGYVVKNSGFTVLDASIKMAFKLFEANELTKSKKEHLETVLHSIGDGVIATDSDGKVIRMNPIAEKLTGWTHDDAVGLEINRVFKIVNVKTRALVENPVDKVLRTNSIVGLANHTVLLSKDGSEYQISDSGSPIKDLNGDTRGVVLVFRDITAEYNVQSHIAKQANMLNNVLDAVIGTDFNHRINYWNKAAEKIYLWKAEEVMGKSVLEILKTDYLSLTTDHVIEKVNLEGSFIGEVVQFAKDGNVRNIEINQVLLNDESDLPIGYIAVGRDISERLNAMNHIRESEAKLTQIIESAMDAIISIDQSKKIILFNGAAEKMFGYQASEIIGQPLDGLVPLGFRNQHESHIDSFSKTGVSRRAMGALGEIRGLRSNGEEFPIEASISQISVKGEKLFTVILRDVSVRNLSESKIQKLLHEKENILKEIHHRVKNNMSSIFTLLTLQARAQSESNVQTILYEAAGRIKSMIVLYDKLYHSETDNTVSLQDYFPTIFKEIVNIFPKVVEVKMDILEEPIELNAKLLSSLGIILNELITNSMKHAFGEITNAEIGLRIFREGKKIFLEYSDNGVGIPESISFDHSPGFGLQLIGMLVDQIEGKISIVRNPMSKFLLELSV
- the xerA gene encoding site-specific tyrosine recombinase/integron integrase — translated: MTLPALEVQIPDHFPQAMAELFRSYRTYLKIEKNYSEHTLFAYLRDLKFFFEFCLKEEIDILSVDVLDVRAYFADLKSAKKQDKRTQSRKLSSLRTFYKFLFREEKIGANPILQVSFPKTKKKLPKNFTPIETEDILDYQDGDKAEVLGKRDKAIVEVLYSTGLRVFELVNAKLSDLNHELTSLKVMGKRRKERFVFIGEEAQNALREYLEERGTDGPEEIFLNQRGGKLTTRGIRYILSERRTVMGMEKAITPHKFRHTFATDLLNAGADIRAVQELLGHASLSSTQVYLSVSRDRLKEVYRNAHPHAKK
- a CDS encoding nitrilase-related carbon-nitrogen hydrolase, whose translation is MKHFDQKWFLLLVGGLLIGFTGMNWNIPIFVWVAMVPFLRYIRLGYSVWTLFFVMTLFQTLSTMRIVSEPFHIMIAVLSGIQSGIVFTLLLWIWNQLRIKFSNQLSPILNFSFLFMITEWIGGSFSELGVWGMFANSQINNLILIQSASLFGATGISFLLYFVNGSIEQTLSDFFSSKKISKSSFGFLFSSCFLLIGLYFYGAFRLTIPIEGKSIKVGTVTSKMEIQTMWSDPLQNQKNTEIVLNRTKQAADEGARVVVWNEGAILVNRKDEDSFLKRVSSLALENKIEIIAAYIIPLKENEFFMENQLHWVGKDGTFRQIYFKQFIPPGEPISHIPSEIKALDLGWGKVSVAICYDFDNLKLTKKHGELGTGISLIPASDWKGINPFHTEMAALRGIENGSSIVRSTRGGLSGIYDAYGRAKGTLDYFEENDGVLVASVPTIQTPTVYNQFGNWMVGIGSLYFLFGGLFIVVHVLKNKN
- the recA gene encoding recombinase RecA, which translates into the protein MKKEKADKAQEKETDQRKQAIDAALGQIEKQFGKGSIMRLGADTRMAEMNVVSTGSLDLDIALGIGGFPSGRIVEIYGPESSGKTTLTLSAIAETQKKGGIAAFIDAEHALDPSYAKKLGVNVDDLLVAQPDNGEEALEICESLVRSNAIDLIVIDSVAALVPKAEIEGDMGDSHMGLQARLMSQALRKLTGTISKSNTTVIFINQIRMKIGVMFGSPETTTGGNALKFYASIRLDIRRIETLKEKEEPVGNRVRVKVVKNKCAPPFRQAEFDIMYANGINRESSLIDLAVRHDLVAKAGSWYSYGGEKIGQGKEQVKNFFLENPDIAFKIENQVRDLNSLPLMDQSKIQTREVKSIERDPKETKETKSKQPVSFSTEAEGEVAVGE
- a CDS encoding TetR/AcrR family transcriptional regulator, which codes for MPQNLEKKLEILRQFPLKERKFAKTRTNLTSAFLSELETKTFEEIKIKDLCQMAEVSEPTFYNYFPEKGDLILHYIQIWSLQVSVFANEKKLSESGFGILSALFRYTAKESKKNPRILLEIISFQAKTKKPIQINRLTVAERVLLFPDTSGIENLAADGIEGIIQKALAVAAKNGELPKSTNWQSFSLSIASCFFGIPILAFQLNQNLEKLWLDSLQYLWLGAGGKIEN